The window atatgttattttCCAAATGCAAAGcttcaaactcaacttcaaaactatttgtattttataatgtggtttttatatttgtcataactaatttgaattcacaaaacttttgtaaataactagcacatatataaatatattacaacaatattaattaataaaatattatattaaatataaatttttaaacaaaataacttaattaatattaaacttcaagcaaaataccatattattccataaagtaattttcgtaatgcatatatgatatactagtgcatttcgaagtaaaaatggctctccttattttaatttgtagattaaagataaaagttattgaaatcgggtgatattaatacttgtaaatacattagattagaataagaaagtaaaagaaaaacataaaatattgttaaaaaactaacttttatcgatgatattaatactcgtgaatatattcaatATGAACAAGGAAGAATTGTACGAAAagacatcatcaacaacaacatcaaccatcttcagttacacaaaaaaattgGACAATATTTAGAAATTCTGAAGGTTCTGGATCAAATTTACATGACTATTAGTGTAGTTGTAATATTTGAATTTctgtaatagttatgtcttcatataattttttaaaagttttttttgttaagtttttttttgtatatttttgttatctaaatcaagttttaaatattttaaatcttattttaaatttttatttagttttatgtgtaaacttaaattttgtaaacaaaacttaaaatatttatgagatataatttttataaggattaaacaataaacaagaaaatatttatgaatcatagaagtgatgtgtaattgtagggaccaaaatgcaaataaaaatatgaaacttcaaatttgaagtttagaagtttctttttgaaaagcaaaaaacttcatatttgaagttataaagTGTATTTTGGAGATGTTCTAAGTAAAAATTAgtcaatataataaatatttatttcattgCTAATAAATACTTAAACAGCAAATATTTATTACTCATGCTTGAATAATAGAATAACCGTTCAccgtaaaaaaaaatagtagcaaatatttttttttatgtcttcgTGTCCAAGCCAGGTCCGTCAACGCTTGAATTTGCAAAGTGATCTTATATTACTATCTATCaaatataagatattattttttttttataaaaataacgCTTTATATGAAAGTAACGTTTAACTCCGTCCAAGACGCCGGTTTCATCCTAGTGTATTGTTTTGGAACATTGATAGCGTAATAAGAAAGAACAAAAACTGAGTGAAAACTaatcaatataataaatatttatttcattgCTAACAAACTTTAGCTCGTATACTTGATTACAAGTCGATCATGTATATTTGATGttataataattcaaaaactaAGCCGTGTTGATCATGAAGAGATCAGTTGAGCGAGAGTTAAGGGAGATGAGTATTGTGAATCATCAGATAACATTAGATCCACGAGGGTCCGAGCAGCAGCTTCCGTGGGATGACCGTAGCGATCCCAGAATAGATACTTGGTTCTGTCTGAACAATACCTCGCGATTGGAAGACAAGGAATATCTGCGTTTAATTTCCCATTTCCACAACATGCTGATGTCACGTCAGTAAAACCTGAAATCACAAAACATAGATaccgtttttcaaaaaaaaaaattagatactgctttgtttttgtttgttcgatcttttattttttatattatcaacGCAGAACTATTTTTCATATCCAATCTCGTGACATGCTAAATATAAAACTTAATTGTaagaaaatttacaatttacACGTACCGTAACGGGCAGGGTTAGAGATAATGTCATGTAAGGACTTGAAGTTGTCAAAGTAAGAGTAAGTCATTGAGCTTTGCATCTCTTGTTTGAGTTGTTGCAACATTTTTACTAGAGCTTCGTTGTACAAAGAGCACCACGTGTTTGCCTCTTCGTCACATTCATGGAGCGTCGAGTTCTTCGCTCTTTTCCCCGGTATGCAACCGATCTCTGCTACTCCGATTAATAGGAATCTACGTGCTCCAGTATCGTGAATTCTCTATTCAATACAATTTTTTCAATTAGTAAATACAATCAATTTATAGggatttatatttatgtaaccATAAGTGTTTGATGTTCTAACGTTTGTGTCAATTACCTTCAGTTGCTTTTTGAGTTCATCAGCCATTGATTGGGTATATTGTTGAGGATTGGTCTCTTGTCTAAGTTTTAACGATCCAAAATAGTCGAAAAGATCGTTACTGCCAATGACCACAGCGAACAGAGATTTAGATAAATGGTTTTGTGCTTCGGCTGGTCCAAGCTGACTCGTCAGTTCTTGATGAATAGAGAGCCAATGGTTCACTTGGTGTGATAAAGGAATAGCTTGTCCCTGAAACATtttcaataattaaaatttaaaacatcatATTTTGACCTAATTTCGTGGGTATCCCATAAAGGGTGCGCGTTTGATTTACGCTCATCACATGTTTGTACTTATTTGTAATTttctgttttattaaattatactcCCTGGCAATAATAGTAAAGGGAGACACTTGCATGTCACTTTTGTTCAAAATTAATGTCGACCATTAAATCAATACTCATTTTATTTCTTCtccaaaacttaaaaataagtATGATATAATTAAGGGAGTATATAAAGAACTCACAAGTTTATGGTCGGAACTGTTGAAGATTCCAGCTCCCCCTGAAGCAAAATTCACACCGGTCATGACGGCagattttttcttttcctctttAAATGGTCCTTTCAGTGAGAGATACGGCGGTGGTAACGGCAATCCAAATTTCTCAGCTAATTATTATTCAACAAACAAAATAAGATTAGTTTTGAAACATTTTCGATAACTAATTGTTAGGATTACATGTAAAATTTCGTATccttttgatcattttttcAACTTATAaccatttataattataattaagagtgaatataattataattttaatagcCTGCATGTCATGGTATCTAAATCAAACCAATTGTGGCCTTACATAACATAAAGGATATGCcaaacataaataatttcatttcatacacaaacaaaaaaaaataacacggTAGAATAAAAAACACACTCACCGATAGCATCGGCAGCGTTCTTGCCGTTACAGAATCTTCCGGTGGCTTTCTTGTTAGGAAAGTCGACGCCGTTATGTGGATAATTAGCTTTGGATATGGAAATTGCTAAGTAATTATTGTTTCCGGCGTCAACCAACGAATCTCCGAACACGTACAATCCCGGAACCGAAGCTAATTTTCCGGTCGCTGCTTCTAAACCGGTAAATGAATCGAACCAGAGTAAACCGAGGAAGATGAGAAACATTCTAAGGAACGGTATGTTGTTCGTCGGCATGTTCTTTTTCTCTCGGCGAACTCTTTAATATATGGGGTTTTGTTGCTCCGAGGCTCTTGGAGTTGTAAGAGAGAGATAAACTTTGTGTGCATTATATAGAGAGAAAAGAGATGTGAATTTGATGGAAATATTCacaaatttaacaaaataatataaagattGATAATGTGAAAAGAGGGaagtataaaaatgaaaaaaaagaggCAGCTTCTTTTGTGGTCCTTGTCAGACAGATCATGTCGATCTATGGTATTTCTGGCGACTGTCATGGCAATTTCATTTTTACAcagtacatttttttttaacttaaaagGATTAAACTCAAGTTTATCAAAGAGACATACTTTATTCCGGGTTGGAGGTGCAGCTCATGGATAGATCATTTCTTAGATATTCAAACAAGCCGAAATATTAATGGTTTGATATCTGTGTGACCACATGTGAAACTAATAATTTCGCACTAAACAAGAGCCAATTTTTAGTCAGGACCAACAAAGTTACTCCTTTTCTAGTGGAAACCAATAGGCCaccacaatattttttttacaggaTATTGCACCCAAAACACTGATTTTAAGCATTtttctatctatatatatatatcatcttcgcattgtttaaaaaatatatatatcatcttcGCATATGAATCATAGTATATGATAATATTTAGATGAACCGGATATAAATACATGTCTAGTACATATATAGTTGATGCTGTCATTCATTTAGGTAAATggaatatatatagtaaaatatattgAATTCAGCTAGTTATAAAATAACATTCTTTTTTACTGTCCacctgttttatttatttttaacatattatatggcttctattttttttgtcaattatatGGCTTCTATTTACAGCGTATAACTATTACTTTATATATTAAGTTACaaaaattattactatttttaatttCCATCTATTCTTTTATAGTatttaagtaaaataaaatactatagTAGTTAGCttaaataaagataaatttgTTAACTGTAAat of the Brassica rapa cultivar Chiifu-401-42 chromosome A03, CAAS_Brap_v3.01, whole genome shotgun sequence genome contains:
- the LOC103857011 gene encoding GDSL esterase/lipase At5g55050, producing MPTNNIPFLRMFLIFLGLLWFDSFTGLEAATGKLASVPGLYVFGDSLVDAGNNNYLAISISKANYPHNGVDFPNKKATGRFCNGKNAADAIAEKFGLPLPPPYLSLKGPFKEEKKKSAVMTGVNFASGGAGIFNSSDHKLGQAIPLSHQVNHWLSIHQELTSQLGPAEAQNHLSKSLFAVVIGSNDLFDYFGSLKLRQETNPQQYTQSMADELKKQLKRIHDTGARRFLLIGVAEIGCIPGKRAKNSTLHECDEEANTWCSLYNEALVKMLQQLKQEMQSSMTYSYFDNFKSLHDIISNPARYGFTDVTSACCGNGKLNADIPCLPIARYCSDRTKYLFWDRYGHPTEAAARTLVDLMLSDDSQYSSPLTLAQLISS